TCCCATAAAACATCAGACCTGGCTAATAAATAAAGAGGACTTCTGTCCTGTTCAAACAGATAATCCCCAGCTATTTTACCGGCAGAAATGTCAACCAAATCCCAGTTATTTATATATTCAGTATTGTTCAGATAAAGTTTATATATTTTTTCTCTTTCTTTCTGATCTGCTTTTTTAAAGGTATCTGTTAATATAATAAGGGCAAATAAACGCTCTTCATGAAGAGGTGATTGAAGAAATTCTATCACAGCATCCAGAGATATCGCCCGATATTTCCCGGCAATTTTTCTCACAACTGGCACACGGATACCTAAAAAAATATCCCCTTCCCCATATTCTCCCTTACCGGTCTTGAAGTATCTTTGTAAATGGGCAGCCTGTTCAGGATTTTTTAATATTTGAAACTCTTCCTTTATAGTTTTGATGATATTTTCATTATTCTCCAACATATTGTTACTTCCTCTCCCTCTTTTTTTCTGGCTCTTATTATTTAAGAAACAGGATGTCTGTTTCCGGTTCAAGCAAATCTCCATTTCAAATTGATGACTTCATAAAAAGCTTCTATAATATGTTTATTATCTATAATATTCCCGAATACCTTCTCATATA
The sequence above is drawn from the Atribacterota bacterium genome and encodes:
- a CDS encoding DNA alkylation repair protein, with amino-acid sequence MLENNENIIKTIKEEFQILKNPEQAAHLQRYFKTGKGEYGEGDIFLGIRVPVVRKIAGKYRAISLDAVIEFLQSPLHEERLFALIILTDTFKKADQKEREKIYKLYLNNTEYINNWDLVDISAGKIAGDYLFEQDRSPLYLLARSDVLWERRIGIMSTSYFITQNDFTDTLKIAEILLKDKEDLIHKAVGWMLREVGKRNIDTEENFLKKHYLSMPRTMLRYAIEKFPEEKRQWYLNK